GCACGGCGGCCGCGATCGCGACCGGCTGGCCGAACTGCGCGGCGATGACGTGAAACAGGTGAACGGCGCCCCATCCGAGGGCGATGAGCGCGAATAGCGCAATGAAAATCGGCATGTCGAATCGGAAAGGAGGACGGGCCGGCGCAGGCAGCGCACCGGCCCGTTGCACACGGCATTACCGGCGGCGGTGAATGTCGTGCGTGACGAAGCCCGCGTCGTTGGTGGGCAGCGCGAGGCCGTCCTTCACCGCGAGCGTCTTGCGGATGTCGTCGAGACCCGCGGACCAGTGGTCGCGCATCGTCGACAGACCGAACTGATAGTCCTTGTAGTGATGCTCGTACGCCTTCTGCTGATAGATCAGGTGCTGGATGTTGTACTTCTTCCCGCTCGACATCGCTTCGGCTTCGACGCACCACGGGTCGTTCTTGCGTTGCTCTTCCGGCACCTGTTCGAGCACGTGGCGCAGCACGTTGCGGTAGCGCTGTTCGCGCTGCAGCGTGTCGGTCACGAAACGCGTGCGGCTCGAATACTGCACGTCCTTCGTGCGCTCGGCGACGTCGGCCATCGTGCGCGGCAGCGGCCCGCGCGCGCTCCACAGATCGACCTGAAACGCGAGCGTGTCGCTGCGCGGCCGGGCGCGCAGCACTTCCATCAGCGGCGTGTTCGACACGACACCGCCGTCCCAGTAATACTCGCCGTCGATCTCGACGGGCGGGAACGCGGGCGGCAACGCACCGGACGCCATGAAATGCTCGGGCGCGAGACGGATGCGCGAGTTGTCGAAGTACACGAAGTTGCCGGTGCCGACGTTGACCGCGCCGACCGACACGCGCGTCTCGCCCGAATTGATCCGGTCGAAATCGCACAGCTTGAGCAGCGTCGTGCGCAGCGCCGACGTGTCGTACCAGCTGATCTTTTGCGGATGATCGGCCACGCCCGGCAGCGGCGGCGGGAAGCGCGGCACGAAGAACCCTTGCTGGCCCTGCATCATCGCGCTCGCGGCCTGCGACGCGGTGAAGAACGTGCGCACCTGGTCGATGCTGTTGAACAGCGCGAATTCGAACGCGGCCGGAATCGCGGGAAAGAACGCCGGCTGGCAGATCGTTTCCCAGAACTCACGCAGGCGCTCGACGCGATGCTCGGGCGCATTGCCGGCGATCAGCGCGGTGTTGAGCGCGCCGATCGAGATGCCCGCGATCCAGTCGAGCGGAATGCCCGCCTCGTGCAGCCCTTCGAACACGCCGGCCTGGTACGCGCCGAGCGCGCCGCCGCCCTGCAGGACGAGCGCGATCGTTTCGTACGGCAGCGACCGCGCAGCGGCCGGTGCGCCGGCTTCGTGGTGCAGGTCCGCCGCATCCACGGCCTGCTTTTCGGTGCGGGCGTGCGGCTTCATTGCATGAACCAGCCGTGGCTGACGATGAACGACTGGCCCGTGAGCGCGGCGCTCGGGAACGCCGACAGGAACAGCACCGTCTGCGCGACGTCCTGCACCGTCGTGAACACGCCGTCGACCGTGTTGCCGAGCATCACCTTCTTGATCACTTCCTCTTCGCTGATGCCGAGCTCCTTCGCCTGCTCCGGAATCTGCTTGTCGACCAGCGGCGTGCGCACGAAGCCCGGACACACGACGTGCGAGCGCACGTTGTGCTTCGCGCCTTCCTTCGCCAGCACGCGGGCGAGACCGAGCAGGCCATGCTTGGCCGTCACGTACGCCGACTTCAGCGGCGACGCTTCGTGCGAGTGCACCGAACCCATGTAGATCACGACGCCGCCGCGATCGTCCTTGTACATGTGCTTGAGCGCGGCCTTCGTCGTCAGGAACGCGCCGTCCACGTGAATCGCCTGCATCTTCTTCCAGTCGGAGAACGAATAGTTCTCGATCGGATTGACGATCTGGATGCCGGCGTTCGACACGAGGATGTCGACCGAGCCGAACGCTTCGGCCACCTTGTCGATGCCGCTGTTCACGGCGTCCTCGTTGGTCACGTCCATCGCGACGCCGATCGCCTTGCCGCCTGCCTTGTTGATCTCGTCGGCGACCGCGTTCGCGCCGTCCTGGTTCAGGTCGGCGATCGCGACGGCCGCGCCTGCCTTGGCCAACTCGAGTGCGATTTCCTTGCCGATGCCGCTCGCGGCGCCCGTGACGACTGCGGTCTTGCCATTCAGGTTGCTCATGTTCGAATTCCCGTGGTGAAAGGATTGACAGGGAGAAAGGACTGCGGACGTGTTACTGGGCCAGGTAATCGTAGACGACTTCGCCGAGGCCCAGCGTCAAATCCGCGACGAGGTGGCGCGCTTCGACGATTTCGAGCACCGGCAGATCGGCCACCGGCGCGAGCGCGTGCGGCGCCAGCTCGAGCGATGCGGGGCCCGTCCACGCGCCCTTCATCTTGATGTCCTGCATGTAATAGCGCACCAGTTCGCAGACGCGTGCGGTGCCGTCGACGTGCGGGATGATCTTCAGCAGGAAATTGGGGCCGGCGAGCCGCTTCGTCTGCTCGTCGATGTCGAGTTCCTTGTGCTTGTAGCCCATCGTGCCGGTCGCGACGCGCACCTTGCCGTAGTCGAGCGTGCCCAGGATGTGATCGGTGTTCACGTGCAGCGTGGGCGACGCGAGCTTCTTCGGGAAGCCCCACAGCTCGCGGCCGCCGGCGATCGGCGGGTGATCGTCGAGATACATCGCGAGCGTATAGCCGCCCGGCTGGCCTTCGTATTCGACGGGGATCACCTGGCCGCTTTCGGTGTAATCGCCGAAGCCGGTCGAATCGGCCATGCGGATGAATTCGTAGTGGACGAGCGGCTCGGTGACCTGCAGCGGCTCGGGGACGATTTCACGGAGGCGGTCCGGATCGGTGCGGTACGTGATGATCAGAAACTCACGATCGACGAAACGGTACGGGCCCATCGGGAATGCAGGGCTGGTCAACGGCATCGCAAACGCTTTCGATCGGACATCGCTGGGTTTCATGCGGACTCCTTGTTGTTGATCGCTTCGTGGATGAGTGGACGTAATCGTATGCCTGTGCGTTGCCGTTGTGCGATGCCGCATCTGGAATTAATTGTTGCCGATTTCGAATAATTTGCGGCGTAAATATTGAGATGAATGAGACAAACGGTCTGGACGGCGTGCCGGCCCGGGCGATGGTCGCAGGCGTCGATGACGCCCTCATGTGAAACGGGTGAGTCTTTACGGGAAAGGTGGTGAGCTTTTACGGGAGACGGTCGCGCGGGAATATGACAATTGTGTGAACTTGTGTTGCAGTGCAGGTTCTAAGTGCGTTCGCCGCGCGGGCCTCGCCCGGGCGGCGGCCGCATTAAGCACCGCTTAAGCGGCCACGCCCTGGCATCGTTCGACTGCCGGGTAACCGGCCGATCTTTTACGCCCCACGCAACCGGATTCATGCAGAACCTCAATCTCGCCCTCTTTTCCGCCATCAACGCCGGGGGTGCACCGCACCCGGGCGTCGCCCGCCTCGCGATCTTCGCCGCCGACTGGCTCGTCTATGCGCTGCCCGCGATGCTGCTGCTGACCTGGATCTTCGGCGCGCGCCCCGCACGGCGCCAGGCGATCGAAGCCGGCGTCGGCGTCTGCGTGGCGCTCGTGCTCGCGCAGGTACTCGGGCATGTCTGGTTCTCGCCGCGCCCGTTCATGGCCGGCGTCGGCACGCAGCTGATTCCGCACGCGCCGGACAGTTCGTTTCCGAGCGATCACATGACGTTCGCGTGGAGCATGGCGGTCGGCCTGCTGCTCGGCGGCACGACGCGGGTCACCGGTTTCGTGATGGCCGCGATGGCCGTGGCGATCGCATGGGGGCGCATCTATGCGGGCGTGCACTGGCCGTTCGACATGGCGGGCGGCGTGCTGGTCGGCACGGTGGGCGCGCTGGCCGCGCACCTGTACGGGCAACGCGTGACCGCGCTGCTCGAACGGCTCGGCGATTGGGTGCATGCGGTCGTGATGGGACGCCGGCAGGCGCCGTAAGCGGAACGAGGCGGAACGCAGCGGCAGGGACGCCGTCAGCCGGGCGAGCCGGGTGTGCGGGCCGATTCGGCCGAGGCGGACGGGCCGTCGCTCGCGTCGTGCAGTTCGGGCGTATCGGCCGGATGCCGCGCGGCATCGCGGTCGAGGGCGCTTTCCTTCAGGATCGCGCACATCGCGACGAACAGCGCGAGGACGACCGCGGCGAGGCCGCAATAACCGGCGATCTTCAGATGGCGAAGGAAAGGCGAAGCGTGGCTTGCTTTTGTCATCCGGGCGCTCCTGGACGGGCTGCGGCGGCTGTCGCCCGACAGCGGCGTCGCAGACATACATATATACCAGCCGCGATGCCGGTGCCAAGCCCGCCGCTGCGCCGGCGCCACGATTGTTTCAGCCGTCGGTCGAGCGGGCGCTCCCGGTCAGTCTTCCAGCGTTTCGTGCACGGCCGCCGCGCCGCGCTTCCAGTAAGCCGCCGCGCGGATGCGCGACTTGTCGACGCCGCGCTCGCCGGTCAGGTGCTGGCGCACCGCGCGCATCGACAGCGCTTCGCCGGCCGCCCACACGTAGCCGTCGCCGGACGACGGCAAAGGCAGATCGCGCACGGCATTCAGCAGCACGTCGCCGTCCGCCGCGTCGGCTTCGGCGCGAAAGCGCCAGATTTCATGCACGTCGGCGCGCGTATCGAACGAGATCTGCGCGGTGCGATCCGCGACTTCCAGCACGACCGCTGCGCGCGCGCCGGCCGGCAATTCCTCGAGGCGCCGCGCGACGGCCGGCAACGCCGTATCGTCGCCGATCAGCAGATGCCAGTCGAAACCGGTCGGGACGACGAACGAACCGCGCGGGCCGCCGATGCCGAGCCATTGGCCGACGCGTGCCTGCGCGGCCCACTGCGATGCCGGGCCCGGATGGTTCAGCACGAATTCCAGATCGAGTTCGCGGGCGGCGCGGTCGAAGCGGCGCGGCGTGAAGTCGCGCGCGACCGGCTTCGGTTCGCCTGCCGGAAACTCGGGGCCGTTCGCGCCGAGCGTCGGCAGCGCGGGGCGTTCCGCGCCGGGCGGCGGGAAAAAGACCTTCACGTGATCGTCGAACGATGCGGATTCGAAATCCGCGAGATCGGGGCCGCCGAGCGTGACGCGCAGCAGATGCGGCGTCACGGCATGCACGCGCAGCACCTGCAGCAGGCGGAACTTGAGGGTGTGGCGCACGCGGGTCACGGTGCGCTCGGATGTGTTCTGCATCAATCCGTTCTCCTTGGGTGGTGACGGGGCGGCGCGCATCACGCGCCGGCGCCGCCTTCGATTTCGGCCGTCGCGCGGCGCATGATGGCCGCGATGCGGCGCTGTTCGTCGGCATCGGCGGCGCTCTTGTGCAGCAGCGCGCGCTTGAGCGCGAGACGGGCCTCGACGAATTCCGGCAACCAGCCGGCCTGCGCTTCGTCCTGCGCTTCGTTGCCCGCCGATTCCCCGGCGAACGCGCGGCGCATGAACTCCATCTTGCGGGCGAGGTGCGTGAGGCGCGCGAACAGCGTGTCGACGCGTTCGCGCTGGGCGTCGAGATGCGCGCGGCCGGCGTCGGTCAGCGCATAGCGCTTGCGGTTGCCTTCCGCCTGCGATGCGACGAAGCCGACTTCCTCGAGGTACGTGAGCGCCGGATACACCATGCCGGGGCTCGGGCTGTAAAAGCCGTTCGAGCGCGTGTCGAGCGCCTTGATCAGTTCGTAGCCGTGGCTCGGTTGTTCGGCCACCAGTGCGAGCAGCAGCAGCTGGAGATCGTCGGAGCTGAACTGGCGGCCGCGCGGCATGCCGTCGTCGCCGAAATCGCCAAAGCCGCCGCGTCCGCCCCGGCCGCCGAACGGGCCGCTACCGCCAAACGGGTCGTGGCCGCGGCGATGGCGGCCGATCGCGTGCAAGACGCCGGCGAACCAGTCAGGGCCGGCATGCGCACCATGACCGTCGCATCGGGCATGGCCGCGGGAGGGGTTGTGTCGCATGATCGTGTCCTATATGTCGTAAAACATATCTAAAGATATATATCGAAAGATATAGCGTCAAGGGGATTATTGAGGGCGGGATGGTGGTGGGGGCTGTGGTGGAGGGCTTGTGCTGGCGTGGTTCGTGGGCGCGCTCCGTCGAGGGCGTCGGTGGATGGCTCCTCGACAAACAGAGGGCGCGACGCCGCATCACGTGTCGCTGCGGTCGGGTGACCATTCGCGATGCACGATCGTGCCGACACCCCCTGCGTTCGCCGACTATATCGCGGGATATTTGCTGCGGCACGACGTGATTCATGAATAAGTTGAACGGCGGCGATTATAAAAACACCAGAGAAAATTATTTATAAAATCGAAACGGTTTTATTTTATTTTCGACCGGCCAAACAAAACTTCCGCGCGTGCAAAGATCAATTATCCCGCTCCGTCGTTCAATGTCGTCATGCCGGCCTTGCGCATGAATGGCGGCATCTCGCGCGGCGATGAAGAATTTCGACCCTTTATTCGCACCCCGAAAATTCATCGGAAAGGTAAAGCATTGCAATATAAAATCGTTATCCAGGTATGCCGGTTGCGGTGCGTGATTTTATTTGGCAGGATTTTCATCGAGGCGCTCGGTTTTAAAACAACAAAGTAATCGACCATTCAATTTACTGAAATGACGCGCGGCGCGCGGGTAACACCCGGCAAGGCAACTGACCAGAAAAACAGGTAACGAGGCGGCGAACGGGCGGCACTGTTCGCGATCATCGAATCAATCGCTTGCCCGGCAGCGTCGATGCGTCACTCGAACGATCCGGGCGAATCCGACACGGGGCGGCCATGGCGATACTCAAGAACGACGCTTCCGGAGACGCATGCCTGCTCCGCGCGTATCACGTGTTCGGCCGCGACGACGCGCGCTGCGACACGGTCATCCGGGACGGCTCGGTGTCCCGCGTCCATGCCCATATCCGCTGGGTCGGCGGGCTCTGGGAACTCCACGATCACAGCAGCAACGGCACGTCGGTATCGGGCGTATCGTTGCGCGACGGC
This is a stretch of genomic DNA from Burkholderia cenocepacia. It encodes these proteins:
- a CDS encoding acetoacetate decarboxylase translates to MKPSDVRSKAFAMPLTSPAFPMGPYRFVDREFLIITYRTDPDRLREIVPEPLQVTEPLVHYEFIRMADSTGFGDYTESGQVIPVEYEGQPGGYTLAMYLDDHPPIAGGRELWGFPKKLASPTLHVNTDHILGTLDYGKVRVATGTMGYKHKELDIDEQTKRLAGPNFLLKIIPHVDGTARVCELVRYYMQDIKMKGAWTGPASLELAPHALAPVADLPVLEIVEARHLVADLTLGLGEVVYDYLAQ
- a CDS encoding undecaprenyl-diphosphatase, translating into MQNLNLALFSAINAGGAPHPGVARLAIFAADWLVYALPAMLLLTWIFGARPARRQAIEAGVGVCVALVLAQVLGHVWFSPRPFMAGVGTQLIPHAPDSSFPSDHMTFAWSMAVGLLLGGTTRVTGFVMAAMAVAIAWGRIYAGVHWPFDMAGGVLVGTVGALAAHLYGQRVTALLERLGDWVHAVVMGRRQAP
- a CDS encoding PadR family transcriptional regulator; translated protein: MRHNPSRGHARCDGHGAHAGPDWFAGVLHAIGRHRRGHDPFGGSGPFGGRGGRGGFGDFGDDGMPRGRQFSSDDLQLLLLALVAEQPSHGYELIKALDTRSNGFYSPSPGMVYPALTYLEEVGFVASQAEGNRKRYALTDAGRAHLDAQRERVDTLFARLTHLARKMEFMRRAFAGESAGNEAQDEAQAGWLPEFVEARLALKRALLHKSAADADEQRRIAAIMRRATAEIEGGAGA
- a CDS encoding siderophore-interacting protein, which codes for MQNTSERTVTRVRHTLKFRLLQVLRVHAVTPHLLRVTLGGPDLADFESASFDDHVKVFFPPPGAERPALPTLGANGPEFPAGEPKPVARDFTPRRFDRAARELDLEFVLNHPGPASQWAAQARVGQWLGIGGPRGSFVVPTGFDWHLLIGDDTALPAVARRLEELPAGARAAVVLEVADRTAQISFDTRADVHEIWRFRAEADAADGDVLLNAVRDLPLPSSGDGYVWAAGEALSMRAVRQHLTGERGVDKSRIRAAAYWKRGAAAVHETLED
- a CDS encoding 3-hydroxybutyrate dehydrogenase — its product is MSNLNGKTAVVTGAASGIGKEIALELAKAGAAVAIADLNQDGANAVADEINKAGGKAIGVAMDVTNEDAVNSGIDKVAEAFGSVDILVSNAGIQIVNPIENYSFSDWKKMQAIHVDGAFLTTKAALKHMYKDDRGGVVIYMGSVHSHEASPLKSAYVTAKHGLLGLARVLAKEGAKHNVRSHVVCPGFVRTPLVDKQIPEQAKELGISEEEVIKKVMLGNTVDGVFTTVQDVAQTVLFLSAFPSAALTGQSFIVSHGWFMQ
- a CDS encoding patatin-like phospholipase family protein — encoded protein: MKPHARTEKQAVDAADLHHEAGAPAAARSLPYETIALVLQGGGALGAYQAGVFEGLHEAGIPLDWIAGISIGALNTALIAGNAPEHRVERLREFWETICQPAFFPAIPAAFEFALFNSIDQVRTFFTASQAASAMMQGQQGFFVPRFPPPLPGVADHPQKISWYDTSALRTTLLKLCDFDRINSGETRVSVGAVNVGTGNFVYFDNSRIRLAPEHFMASGALPPAFPPVEIDGEYYWDGGVVSNTPLMEVLRARPRSDTLAFQVDLWSARGPLPRTMADVAERTKDVQYSSRTRFVTDTLQREQRYRNVLRHVLEQVPEEQRKNDPWCVEAEAMSSGKKYNIQHLIYQQKAYEHHYKDYQFGLSTMRDHWSAGLDDIRKTLAVKDGLALPTNDAGFVTHDIHRRR